A single window of Vigna unguiculata cultivar IT97K-499-35 chromosome 1, ASM411807v1, whole genome shotgun sequence DNA harbors:
- the LOC114172612 gene encoding probable serine/threonine-protein kinase PBL23: MKYLMRRHPCGMYRITSDNSIERLKDPKSTSSTKSLVDRQENVSYKEMFPGSEEEERSLQMSRSSSSDMLTSTGASSQWSTEISNYSFGSFRYGHQYQEGNFYSNIEQETAGNRSLFHISENEEMNQLEVNEKEKHGGSNEKSHMEEEFTNPLCSVCNNRRPKVGFQIDFTYAELFAATKGFSPSNFLSEGGFGSVYKGLLNGMKIAVKQHKNAGFQGEKEFKSEVNLLSKARHENVVVLLGSCSEGTNRLLVYEYVCNGSLDQHLSEHSRSPLSWEDRINIAIGAAKGLLYLHKNKMIHRDVRPNNILITHDHRPLIGDFGLARSQNENSIHSTEVVGTLGYLAPEYAEHGKVSSKTDVYSFGVVLLQLITGMRTTDKRLGGRSLVGWARPLLKERNYPDLIDERIIKAHDVHQLFWMVRIAEKCLSREPQRRLNMIQVVDALTDIVEGRTCDSILTDYSPARSDSNYSASDSDESEDEMKESTKFEDESPTQSSESIDSNSISQMMHMNLRQPPSPPIQSISLSSSGSYNSHDESTSDGEAIEISKSNEGCSILRC; encoded by the exons ATGAAGTATTTGATGCGCCGGCATCCTTGTGGCATGTATAGGATAACAAGTGACAATTCAATTGAAAGATTGAAAGATCCAAAATCAACATCCAGCACCAAATCACTTGTTGACAGGCAAGAAAATGTAAGCTATAAAGAAATGTTTCCAGGAAGTGAAGAGGAAGAACGTTCTCTTCAGA TGTCCAGGTCTTCATCAAGTGATATGTTGACATCAACTGGAGCCTCAAGCCAGTGGAGTACAGAAATCTCCAATTATAGTTTTGGAAGCTTCCGGTATGGTCATCAATACCAAGAGGGAAATTTCTATTCAAATATAGAACAAGAAACAGCAGGGAACCGATCACTATTTCACATTTCAGAGAATGAAGAAATGAACCAATTGGAAgtaaatgaaaaagagaaacacGGTGGAAGTAATGAAAAATCTCATATGGAGGAAGAATTTACAAATCCACTCTGTTCTGTGTGCAATAATCGACGACCAAAAGTTGGATTTCAGATAGATTTCACTTATGCAGAGCTCTTTGCTGCTACAAAAGGATTTTCTCCCAGTAACTTTCTGTCAGAAGGGGGATTTGGATCTGTCTACAAAGGACTGCTTAATGGAATGAAGATTGCTGTTAAGCAACATAAAAATGCAGGCTTCCAAGGAGAGAAGGAGTTTAAGTCTGAAGTAAATTTACTTAGCAAAGCAAGACATGAGAATGTGGTTGTGCTGCTAGGTTCATGCTCAGAAGGAACTAATAGGCTTCTTGTGTATGAATATGTTTGCAATGGCTCACTTGATCAACATCTATCAG AACATTCTCGGTCACCTCTTAGTTGGGAAGATAGGATCAATATAGCAATTGGAGCTGCCAAAGGCTTATTATACTTGCACAAGAATAAAATGATACACAGAGATGTGAGACCAAACAATATCCTTATAACACATGATCATCGACCATTG ATAGGAGACTTTGGATTAGCAAGAagtcaaaatgaaaactcgatACACTCAACCGAAGTTGTTGGAACTTTGGGGTATTTGGCACCAGAATATGCAGAACATGGAAAAGTGTCAAGCAAAACAGATGTATACTCTTTTGGAGTGGTTCTACTACAGCTAATAACAGGCATGAGAACTACAGATAAAAGACTTGGAGGAAGAAGTCTTGTGGGATGG GCAAGGCCACTTTTAAAAGAGAGGAACTATCCAGATTTAATTGATGAAAGGATCATTAAGGCTCATGATGTCCATCAACTATTTTGGATGGTTCGAATAGCTGAGAAATGTCTAAGCAGAGAACCTCAAAGGAGACTAAATATGATTCAG GTTGTTGATGCTTTAACTGACATTGTGGAAGGCAGAACATGTGACAGCATCTTAACAGATTACTCCCCAGCAAGATCAGATTCGAATTATAGTGCATCAGACTCTGATGAATCTGAAGATGAAATGAAGGAATCCACCAAGTTTGAAGATGAATCACCAACTCAGAGTTCAGAATCCATAGATAGTAATAGCATAAGTCAGATGATGCACATGAATTTAAGACAGCCACCATCTCCTCCAATTCAGAGCATCTCTCTAAGTAGCTCAGGCTCGTATAATTCTCATGATGAGTCAACTAGTGATGGTGAAGCAATAGAAATATCAAAATCCAATGAGGGTTGCTCAATTCTTAGATGCTAG
- the LOC114181742 gene encoding proline-rich receptor-like protein kinase PERK8 produces MSYHEAHQRAAKSVCSVCHNRRPQYERNRKKEFSYAELCAATQGFSLKNYLSEGGFGSVYKGELCGQKIAVKQHTYSNQKGEKEFKSEVDVLSKAMHENVVMLLGSCSERNLRLLVYEYICNASLDQHLSQHSRKLLDWPDRVKVADGVAKGLLYLHENNIIHRDLTANNILLTHDYDALLGDFGLARTVIEDSSYSTECVGNTGYMAPEYAEFGKVSIKTDVYSFGVVLLQLITGMKPIDKRLGERTLVGWVVDALTHIVEGKTPDCILRDYNYSPARSNSI; encoded by the exons ATGAGCTACCATGAAGCACACCAAAGGGCTGCAAAATCTGTTTGCTCTGTTTGCCATAACAGAAGACCACAGTATgaaagaaacagaaaaaaagagTTCTCATATGCTGAGTTGTGTGCAGCCACACAAGGGTTTTCCCTTAAGAACTATCTGTCAGAAGGGGGGTTTGGTTCTGTCTATAAAGGGGAGTTGTGTGGACAGAAGATTGCTGTGAAGCAACACACTTATTCTAACCAAAAGGGAGAGAAGGAATTCAAGTCTGAAGTTGATGTTCTCAGCAAAGCAATGCATGAGAATGTGGTCATGCTGTTAGGATCATGCTCAGAACGGAACCTTAGACTTCTTGTGTATGAATATATCTGCAATGCTTCATTGGACCAACATTTATCTC AACATTCTCGTAAACTTCTTGATTGGCCAGACAGGGTGAAAGTAGCTGATGGAGTTGCCAAAGGACTACTATACCTGCATGAGAATAACATAATACACAGAGATCTGACAGCAAACAACATTCTTCTTACACATGACTATGATGCATTG CTAGGCGATTTTGGTTTGGCTAGAACTGTGATTGAAGACTCCTCATACTCCACAGAATGTGTGGGGAATACGGGTTATATGGCACCAGAATATGCAGAATTTGGCAAAGTGTCAATTAAAACAGATGTGTATTCCTTTGGGGTGGTTCTACTACAGCTAATAACAGGAATGAAACCTATAGATAAAAGACTTGGAGAAAGAACTCTTGTGGGATGG GTTGTTGATGCTTTGACTCACATAGTGGAAGGCAAAACACCTGACTGCATCTTAAGAGATTACAATTACTCCCCTGCAAGGTCAAATTCAATTTAA